A single genomic interval of Pelagerythrobacter marensis harbors:
- a CDS encoding bifunctional helix-turn-helix transcriptional regulator/GNAT family N-acetyltransferase, with protein MSSVQTSEIDQAVTRLRAFNRGFSQLMGLLEPRYMGSEMSLVEARVLYEIAQRQPVLARDIAASLRLDPGYLSRLIRRLIERGHVARGRGKDARERPLALTCAGTAAFAALDSETAAQTARLVEPLGEDRARRLGVLLAEAGALLFGAEPADWHLRPFRMGDMGLITARQADFYHRHYGWGRGMEALIGEITAAFLRDFKPGREQCWIAERDGRMLGSVFLVEENVETARLRLLYVEEEARGTGIGRALVRQCSDFAREAGYRRIVLWTHAVLESARRIYAAEGYRIVDRHTHDDFGKPELSESWLLEL; from the coding sequence ATGTCTTCGGTGCAAACGTCGGAAATCGATCAGGCCGTAACCCGGTTGCGAGCCTTCAATCGCGGGTTCTCGCAGCTCATGGGTCTGCTCGAGCCGCGCTACATGGGCAGCGAGATGTCGCTGGTCGAGGCGCGCGTGCTGTACGAGATTGCGCAGCGCCAGCCCGTGCTGGCGCGCGACATCGCGGCCTCTTTGCGGCTCGATCCCGGCTATCTCAGCCGTCTGATCCGGCGCCTGATCGAGCGGGGGCATGTCGCGCGCGGACGGGGGAAGGATGCACGCGAGCGGCCCCTGGCCTTGACCTGCGCGGGAACGGCGGCCTTTGCCGCGCTCGACAGCGAAACCGCCGCGCAAACCGCGCGCCTTGTCGAGCCGCTGGGCGAAGACCGCGCCCGGCGTCTCGGCGTGCTGCTGGCAGAGGCGGGGGCGCTGCTGTTCGGCGCCGAGCCGGCGGACTGGCATCTGCGGCCCTTCCGTATGGGCGACATGGGGCTGATCACCGCGCGCCAGGCGGACTTCTATCACCGGCACTACGGCTGGGGGCGGGGCATGGAGGCGCTGATCGGCGAGATCACCGCTGCATTCCTGCGCGATTTCAAGCCGGGGCGCGAACAGTGCTGGATCGCCGAGCGCGACGGGCGGATGCTGGGGTCGGTCTTCCTTGTGGAAGAGAATGTCGAGACCGCCCGCCTGCGGTTGCTCTATGTCGAGGAAGAGGCGCGCGGCACCGGTATCGGGCGCGCCCTTGTCCGCCAGTGCAGCGATTTCGCGCGCGAGGCCGGATATCGCCGGATCGTGCTGTGGACTCACGCGGTGCTGGAAAGCGCGCGGCGCATCTACGCGGCCGAAGGCTACCGCATCGTGGATCGGCACACGCACGACGATTTCGGCAAGCCCGAACTGAGCGAGAGCTGGCTGCTGGAACTGTGA
- a CDS encoding DUF1993 domain-containing protein: MPLSLHAAFVPSALQMLGSTRSLVDKAEAWCGEKGCSHGEIIGGRLIEDMLAFDYQVKSVAVHTQGAIEGVRAGTFSPDMTPPPDSFDALRDKLDGAIAALEALDEAEMEEWIGRPMRFQIRDFTRDFTAEDFLLSFSQPNFYFHAATAYDILRMKGVEVGKRDFLGQMRLAGS, translated from the coding sequence ATGCCGCTTTCGCTTCACGCTGCCTTCGTTCCCAGCGCCCTGCAGATGCTCGGCTCGACCCGGAGCCTTGTCGACAAGGCCGAGGCGTGGTGCGGCGAGAAAGGATGCAGCCACGGTGAAATCATCGGTGGCCGCCTGATCGAAGACATGCTGGCATTCGACTATCAGGTCAAAAGCGTCGCCGTGCACACCCAGGGAGCGATCGAAGGGGTTCGTGCGGGCACGTTCAGCCCCGACATGACGCCCCCGCCCGACAGTTTCGACGCGCTGCGCGACAAGCTCGATGGCGCGATCGCGGCGCTGGAAGCGCTCGACGAAGCCGAAATGGAAGAATGGATCGGCCGGCCGATGCGCTTCCAGATCCGCGATTTCACGCGGGATTTCACGGCCGAGGACTTCCTGCTGAGCTTCAGCCAGCCGAACTTCTATTTCCACGCAGCGACCGCTTACGACATCCTGCGCATGAAAGGAGTCGAGGTGGGCAAGCGCGATTTCCTGGGGCAAATGCGCCTGGCAGGAAGCTGA
- the pnp gene encoding polyribonucleotide nucleotidyltransferase, protein MFDTKTVSLEWGGKTLTLETGRIARQADGAVLATYGETVVLCAVTAARTVKEGQDFFPLTVHYQEKFSAAGRIPGGFFKRERGATEKETLTSRLIDRPVRPLFPEGFYNEINVIAQVLSYDGETEPDIVAMIAASAALTISGLPFMGPISGCRVGYIDGEYVLNPSQATALEEGRLDLVVAATHDAVMMVESEAKELSEDEMLGAVMFAHDENKKVVKAIVDLAEQAAKAPWELDPVEDKSATLDELRELIGDDLAAAYKLTDKQQRQNAIADARAKARAHYESLDEADPAEYLGKLKLVKKLESDIVRKAILKDGQRIDGRKVDEVRPIEATVGLLPRTHGSALFTRGETQAVCTTTLGTKDSEQMIDGLGGLSYENFMLHYNFPPYSVGEVGRFGGSNRREIGHGKLAWRALHPILPSREDFPYTIRILSDITESNGSSSMATVCGGCLAMMDAGVPIERPVSGIAMGLILEGDEFAVLSDILGDEDHLGDMDFKVAGTEAGITSLQMDIKIAGITREIMQQALAQAKEGRAHILREMTKALGSARAEVSQHAPRIETLQIDKSKIRDVIGTGGKVIREIVAETGAKVDIDDEGVIKISSSNLDEIEAAKNWILGIVEEPEVGKIYEGKVVNIVDFGAFVNFMGGKDGLVHVSEMKNERVEKPTDVVSEGQEVKVKVLEIDNRGKVRLSMRVVDQETGEELEDTRPPREPRGDRGDRGGGRGGDRRGGRGGRGGGGGDRGPRREGGGERGGENHVPDFLKD, encoded by the coding sequence ATGTTCGACACGAAAACCGTATCGCTGGAGTGGGGCGGAAAGACCCTCACTCTGGAAACCGGGCGTATTGCCCGTCAGGCCGATGGCGCCGTTCTGGCCACTTATGGCGAAACCGTGGTGCTGTGCGCCGTGACCGCCGCGCGCACGGTGAAGGAAGGGCAGGACTTCTTCCCCCTCACCGTCCACTACCAGGAGAAATTCTCCGCCGCGGGCCGTATCCCGGGCGGCTTCTTCAAGCGCGAACGCGGCGCGACCGAGAAGGAAACGCTTACCAGCCGCCTGATCGACCGCCCGGTCCGCCCGCTGTTCCCCGAAGGGTTCTACAACGAAATCAACGTGATCGCGCAGGTCCTGTCGTACGATGGCGAGACCGAGCCCGATATCGTCGCGATGATTGCCGCTTCCGCCGCGCTGACGATTTCCGGCCTGCCTTTCATGGGCCCGATCTCGGGCTGCCGCGTGGGCTATATCGACGGCGAATACGTCCTCAATCCGTCGCAGGCCACTGCACTGGAAGAGGGGCGCCTCGATCTGGTCGTCGCCGCCACGCACGATGCGGTCATGATGGTCGAGTCCGAAGCCAAGGAACTTTCCGAGGACGAAATGCTCGGCGCGGTGATGTTCGCGCATGACGAGAACAAGAAGGTCGTCAAGGCGATCGTCGATCTGGCCGAGCAGGCTGCAAAGGCGCCGTGGGAACTCGACCCGGTCGAGGACAAGTCCGCCACGCTCGACGAATTGCGCGAATTGATCGGCGACGATCTCGCCGCCGCTTACAAGCTGACCGACAAGCAGCAGCGCCAGAACGCGATTGCCGATGCACGCGCCAAGGCGCGCGCGCATTACGAGAGCCTGGATGAGGCCGATCCGGCGGAATATCTCGGCAAGCTCAAGCTGGTGAAGAAGCTGGAAAGCGACATCGTGCGCAAGGCCATCCTCAAGGATGGCCAGCGCATCGACGGTCGCAAGGTCGACGAGGTTCGCCCGATCGAAGCGACCGTCGGCCTCCTGCCGCGGACGCACGGTTCGGCGCTGTTCACGCGCGGTGAGACACAGGCCGTCTGCACGACCACGCTTGGCACCAAGGACAGCGAGCAGATGATCGACGGGCTTGGCGGCCTGTCCTACGAAAACTTCATGCTGCACTACAACTTCCCGCCCTATTCGGTCGGCGAAGTCGGGCGTTTCGGCGGGTCCAACCGGCGCGAGATCGGCCACGGCAAGCTCGCCTGGCGCGCGCTGCATCCGATCCTGCCGTCGCGTGAGGACTTCCCCTATACGATCCGCATCCTTTCCGACATCACCGAGTCCAACGGCTCGAGTTCGATGGCGACGGTCTGCGGCGGCTGCCTCGCCATGATGGACGCCGGCGTTCCGATCGAACGTCCGGTTTCCGGCATCGCGATGGGTCTGATCCTGGAAGGCGACGAGTTCGCCGTGCTCAGCGACATCCTCGGCGACGAGGATCACCTGGGCGACATGGACTTCAAGGTCGCCGGCACCGAAGCGGGCATCACCAGCCTGCAGATGGATATCAAGATCGCCGGGATCACTCGCGAGATCATGCAGCAGGCGCTGGCGCAGGCCAAGGAAGGCCGTGCGCATATCCTGCGCGAGATGACCAAGGCGCTGGGCAGCGCCCGCGCCGAGGTTTCCCAACATGCCCCGCGGATCGAGACGCTGCAGATCGACAAGTCGAAGATCCGCGACGTCATCGGCACCGGCGGCAAGGTGATCCGCGAGATCGTCGCCGAAACCGGAGCCAAGGTCGATATCGACGACGAAGGGGTGATCAAGATCAGCTCTTCCAATCTGGATGAGATCGAAGCGGCCAAGAACTGGATCCTCGGCATCGTCGAGGAGCCGGAAGTGGGCAAGATCTACGAAGGCAAAGTCGTCAACATCGTCGACTTCGGCGCTTTCGTGAATTTCATGGGCGGTAAGGACGGTCTCGTCCATGTCTCCGAAATGAAGAACGAGCGGGTCGAGAAGCCGACCGACGTCGTCTCCGAAGGCCAGGAAGTGAAAGTCAAGGTCCTCGAGATCGACAATCGCGGCAAGGTTCGCCTGTCGATGCGCGTCGTCGATCAGGAAACCGGCGAGGAGCTGGAGGACACCCGTCCCCCGCGCGAACCGCGCGGTGATCGCGGCGATCGTGGCGGCGGCCGTGGCGGCGATCGCCGCGGTGGACGTGGCGGTCGCGGTGGCGGCGGCGGCGACCGCGGTCCGCGCCGCGAAGGCGGCGGAGAGCGCGGCGGCGAAAACCACGTCCCCGACTTCCTGAAGGACTGA
- a CDS encoding thymidine kinase codes for MAKLYFYYASMNAGKSTTLLQADFNYRERGMHTMLWTAALDDRGEHRAIESRIGLGAEAQRYDAETDLWQRVTAAHKAEPLGCVLVDEAQFLTREQVWQCARLADEANIPVLCYGLRTDFQGELFPGSAVLLGIADALVELKAVCHCGRKATMNLRVDAAGAAVKHGAQTEIGGNERYVALCRRHFSQALAD; via the coding sequence ATGGCCAAGCTCTATTTCTACTACGCCAGCATGAACGCGGGGAAATCGACCACCCTGCTGCAGGCGGACTTCAATTATCGCGAGCGGGGGATGCACACGATGCTGTGGACCGCCGCGCTCGACGATCGGGGGGAGCATCGGGCGATCGAAAGCCGCATCGGCCTGGGCGCCGAGGCGCAGCGCTACGACGCCGAGACCGACCTGTGGCAGCGCGTGACGGCCGCGCACAAGGCGGAGCCGCTCGGCTGCGTGCTGGTCGACGAGGCGCAGTTCCTGACCCGCGAACAGGTCTGGCAATGCGCGCGGCTGGCGGACGAGGCGAATATCCCGGTACTCTGCTATGGCCTGCGGACCGATTTTCAGGGCGAGCTGTTTCCCGGATCGGCCGTGCTGCTGGGTATCGCCGATGCGCTGGTCGAGCTGAAGGCGGTCTGTCACTGCGGCCGCAAGGCGACGATGAACCTGCGCGTGGACGCCGCCGGCGCGGCGGTGAAGCACGGCGCCCAGACGGAGATCGGCGGCAACGAGCGCTATGTCGCGCTGTGCCGGCGGCATTTCTCGCAGGCTCTGGCGGATTGA
- a CDS encoding site-2 protease family protein: MTETLILAAILIPCLVIAIVFHEVAHGWTALALGDPTAKEQRRLSLNPIRHVDPVGTLIVPGALALFGGPVFGWAKPVPVRKNRLDNPRYGMMAVAAAGPGTNLVLAAIGAVVLGLVAASLVAPPAGAMEWLLTGLNYFIVINIFLALFNLLPIPPFDGSHIVEGLLPRSMAAQYARLQQVGMFLLIALIAITWAFPGSGVIENVVLPPVEWLREKYLALALWVAGG, from the coding sequence ATGACGGAAACCCTCATCCTTGCCGCGATCCTGATTCCCTGCCTGGTGATCGCGATCGTCTTCCACGAAGTCGCGCATGGATGGACCGCGCTCGCGCTCGGCGATCCGACGGCGAAGGAGCAGCGGCGGCTGTCGCTCAATCCGATCCGCCACGTCGATCCGGTCGGCACGCTGATCGTTCCCGGTGCGCTGGCATTGTTCGGCGGGCCGGTGTTCGGCTGGGCCAAGCCCGTGCCGGTGCGCAAGAACCGGCTCGACAATCCCCGCTACGGGATGATGGCGGTCGCCGCCGCCGGGCCGGGGACGAACCTGGTGCTGGCGGCGATCGGGGCGGTCGTGCTGGGGCTGGTGGCCGCTTCGCTGGTGGCGCCGCCCGCCGGGGCGATGGAATGGCTGCTGACCGGCCTCAACTATTTCATCGTGATCAACATCTTCCTCGCGCTGTTCAATCTCCTGCCGATCCCGCCTTTCGACGGCTCGCATATCGTGGAGGGGCTGCTGCCGCGGTCGATGGCGGCGCAGTACGCGCGGCTGCAGCAGGTCGGCATGTTCCTGTTGATCGCGCTGATCGCGATCACCTGGGCCTTCCCCGGCAGCGGAGTGATCGAGAACGTCGTCCTCCCCCCGGTCGAATGGCTGCGCGAGAAATATCTGGCGCTCGCGCTCTGGGTTGCAGGGGGCTGA
- the rbfA gene encoding 30S ribosome-binding factor RbfA, producing the protein MAGQPTTPEQQSVRVLKVGERVRHILSELLARGEAHDEVLTAHSVSVTEVRMTPDLRNAKAYVKPLLGEDEDAVLKALRTHTAFFQREVAKRLGLKFAPRLQFQPDESFDEAERIERLLNDPKVARDLDEN; encoded by the coding sequence ATGGCCGGACAACCAACCACCCCCGAACAGCAGTCGGTGCGCGTCCTCAAGGTGGGCGAGCGGGTGCGGCATATCCTGTCGGAGCTGCTCGCGCGCGGGGAAGCGCACGACGAAGTGCTGACCGCCCATTCGGTCAGCGTCACCGAAGTGCGCATGACGCCCGACTTGCGCAATGCGAAGGCTTACGTGAAGCCTCTGCTGGGCGAGGACGAGGATGCCGTGCTCAAGGCCTTGCGGACCCACACGGCCTTCTTCCAGCGCGAAGTGGCCAAGCGCCTCGGCCTCAAGTTCGCGCCCAGGCTGCAGTTCCAGCCCGACGAGAGCTTCGACGAGGCCGAGCGGATCGAGCGCCTGCTGAACGACCCGAAAGTCGCGCGCGACCTCGACGAGAACTGA
- a CDS encoding spermidine synthase, translating into MLPRETLATARIPGGDTLTLVSHGRDFVIMLGRDELMGTRMRFSEEQLAQLTLEQIDAPRPRVLIGGYGMGFTFRAALAGLPAAGVAVVAEVVPEILEWAKGPLAALTGDCLDDPRGEVVIADVAALIDDAVDGTTERYDAILLDVDNGPDGIVRDGNERLYTRTGIARLRDALTLGGLLAVWSAAPDHKFARRLKDAGFAVDERTVRARPNNKGPRHTIWFARRPS; encoded by the coding sequence ATGCTGCCCCGCGAAACGCTTGCCACAGCCCGTATTCCCGGCGGCGATACGTTGACCCTGGTCAGCCACGGGCGCGATTTTGTCATCATGCTCGGCCGCGACGAACTGATGGGCACGCGCATGCGCTTTTCGGAAGAGCAGCTCGCGCAGCTCACGCTGGAGCAGATCGATGCGCCGCGCCCGCGCGTCCTGATCGGCGGATATGGCATGGGCTTCACGTTTCGCGCTGCGCTGGCGGGCCTTCCCGCCGCGGGCGTCGCGGTTGTGGCCGAAGTCGTGCCCGAGATCCTCGAATGGGCAAAGGGGCCGCTCGCCGCGCTGACCGGCGATTGCCTGGACGATCCGCGCGGCGAAGTCGTGATCGCCGATGTCGCGGCCCTGATCGACGACGCCGTGGATGGCACGACAGAGCGCTACGACGCGATTCTGCTCGACGTCGACAACGGCCCCGACGGGATCGTGCGCGACGGGAACGAGCGGCTCTATACCCGCACCGGCATCGCGCGCCTGCGCGATGCGCTGACGCTCGGCGGTCTGCTGGCGGTCTGGTCGGCGGCGCCCGATCACAAATTCGCGCGCCGGTTGAAGGATGCGGGCTTCGCGGTGGATGAGCGCACAGTGCGCGCGCGGCCCAACAACAAGGGGCCGCGCCACACGATCTGGTTCGCGCGCCGGCCGTCTTGA
- a CDS encoding glutamine amidotransferase, producing MPSVLAVRHLDFEHLGVWHGALERRGFEIAYCDPARADLGSIDAAAPDLLVVLGAPIGAFDDEHYPFLAGEVALIERRLASRRPLLGICLGAQLLARALGAGVAPMAEKEIGFGPLTLTDAGAASPLQCLEGWPVLHWHGDRFEVPDGATLLAATEHCPHQAFSVGSRILGLQCHLEADAAEIEAWLVGHSAELLASGGDPRTIRADAARFGPTLADRAEKVLHRWIDGWE from the coding sequence ATGCCGTCCGTTCTTGCCGTACGCCATCTGGATTTCGAACATCTCGGCGTGTGGCACGGCGCGCTGGAGCGCCGCGGGTTCGAGATCGCCTACTGCGATCCCGCCCGGGCCGACCTGGGATCGATCGATGCCGCCGCGCCCGATCTCCTGGTCGTGCTCGGTGCGCCGATCGGCGCTTTCGACGACGAGCACTATCCGTTCCTCGCGGGAGAAGTGGCGCTGATCGAACGGCGCCTCGCTTCGCGGCGGCCGCTGCTGGGCATCTGCCTCGGCGCGCAGCTCCTGGCCCGTGCGCTGGGAGCGGGCGTCGCGCCGATGGCGGAGAAGGAAATCGGCTTCGGCCCGCTCACGCTGACCGATGCCGGCGCGGCGTCGCCCTTGCAATGTCTGGAGGGATGGCCGGTGCTTCACTGGCACGGCGATCGGTTCGAGGTGCCCGACGGCGCGACGCTGCTCGCCGCCACCGAGCATTGCCCGCACCAGGCCTTTTCCGTCGGCTCCCGGATTCTCGGGCTGCAATGCCATCTCGAAGCCGATGCCGCGGAAATCGAGGCGTGGCTGGTGGGGCACAGCGCCGAGCTGCTGGCGAGCGGCGGCGATCCGCGCACGATCCGGGCCGACGCGGCGCGGTTCGGCCCGACGCTGGCCGATCGCGCGGAAAAGGTGCTCCACCGCTGGATAGACGGTTGGGAGTAG
- a CDS encoding AbgT family transporter translates to MADAAAPTQKGILGWIERSGNKLPDPVFLFFWLIAGLVAISVIASLLGWSVLHPTEVDEATGEARVIAATSLLSPENIRRLWVEMPATFTHFHPLGYVLVVMLGAGVAERAGLFGTAMRAGVRNAPTFLLTPIVALVGMIGNLAADAAYVVLIPLAGIIFHAAGRHPVAGIAAAFAGVSGGFSANLLPGQLDALLFGITEASVETVFGDFTANIAGNWYFIAAMTGIFLPVIWFVTDRMIEPRLGPWNAAMAGQGVSPEQRGEAAPATGEDGDRELTGPERRGLRMAGLAVLFVIGLWLFFTLGPGTPLIDETATPEARLTPFYQSLVAGFFLLFLLAGWAYGKAAGTIDDHRGLVKMMAGAMEDLAYYLVLAFAAAHFVAMFAWSNLGLILAVNGADFLGNSGLPSWALLGAIVLVAAVLNIFVGSASAKWALLAPVLVPMLMLLGISPEMATAAYRVGDGATNIITPLMVYFPLILIFCQRWQKDFGLGSLAATMLPYSLGLLLAGLAMTIGWVALDLPLGPGAGVFIEAPTTIQPTGPALAE, encoded by the coding sequence GTGGCAGACGCAGCAGCCCCGACGCAGAAGGGTATTCTCGGCTGGATCGAACGGAGCGGCAACAAGCTGCCCGATCCGGTGTTTCTGTTCTTCTGGCTGATCGCCGGTCTGGTCGCGATCTCCGTGATCGCCAGCCTGCTCGGCTGGTCGGTGCTTCACCCGACCGAAGTGGACGAGGCGACCGGTGAGGCGCGGGTGATCGCGGCGACCAGCCTGCTCTCGCCCGAGAACATCCGGCGGCTGTGGGTCGAAATGCCCGCGACTTTCACCCATTTCCACCCGCTGGGCTATGTCCTGGTGGTGATGCTGGGCGCCGGCGTGGCCGAACGGGCCGGACTGTTCGGCACCGCGATGCGCGCGGGCGTGCGCAATGCGCCGACGTTCCTGCTCACCCCGATCGTCGCGCTGGTCGGCATGATCGGCAATCTCGCCGCCGATGCCGCCTATGTCGTGCTGATCCCGCTGGCCGGGATCATTTTCCACGCCGCCGGGCGCCATCCCGTGGCCGGCATAGCCGCCGCCTTCGCCGGCGTGTCGGGCGGTTTTTCGGCCAACCTCCTGCCCGGCCAGCTCGATGCGCTGCTGTTCGGCATTACCGAGGCTTCGGTCGAAACCGTATTCGGCGATTTCACCGCCAATATCGCCGGCAACTGGTATTTCATCGCGGCGATGACAGGGATTTTCCTGCCGGTGATCTGGTTCGTGACCGACCGGATGATCGAACCCCGGCTCGGCCCCTGGAACGCGGCGATGGCCGGACAGGGCGTGTCGCCCGAACAGCGCGGCGAAGCCGCCCCCGCCACGGGGGAGGACGGCGACCGCGAGCTGACCGGGCCGGAACGCAGGGGCCTGCGCATGGCGGGCCTGGCGGTCTTGTTCGTGATCGGCCTGTGGCTGTTCTTCACCCTCGGCCCCGGCACCCCACTGATCGACGAAACGGCAACGCCCGAAGCGCGGCTGACCCCGTTCTATCAGAGCCTGGTGGCCGGCTTCTTCCTCCTCTTCCTGCTGGCGGGCTGGGCTTACGGCAAGGCCGCCGGAACGATCGACGACCATCGCGGTCTGGTGAAGATGATGGCCGGCGCGATGGAGGATCTCGCCTATTACCTCGTGCTCGCCTTCGCGGCGGCGCACTTCGTGGCGATGTTCGCCTGGTCGAACCTCGGCCTGATCCTCGCGGTCAACGGGGCCGATTTCCTCGGCAATTCGGGCCTGCCGTCGTGGGCGCTGCTGGGCGCGATCGTGCTCGTGGCGGCGGTGCTCAACATCTTCGTCGGCTCGGCCAGCGCGAAGTGGGCCCTGCTCGCCCCGGTGCTGGTGCCGATGCTGATGCTGCTGGGCATTTCGCCCGAAATGGCCACCGCCGCCTATCGCGTGGGCGACGGGGCGACCAACATCATCACCCCGCTGATGGTCTATTTCCCGCTGATCCTGATCTTCTGCCAGCGCTGGCAGAAGGATTTCGGCCTCGGCAGCCTGGCCGCGACGATGCTGCCCTATTCGCTCGGGCTGCTGCTCGCCGGTCTGGCAATGACGATCGGCTGGGTCGCGCTCGACCTGCCGCTCGGGCCGGGGGCCGGCGTCTTCATCGAAGCGCCGACCACGATCCAGCCGACCGGCCCGGCGCTGGCGGAGTAG
- the rpsO gene encoding 30S ribosomal protein S15: MSVTAEKKTEIIKDNARDTNDTGSPEVQVAILTERIRNLTEHFKDHHKDNHSRRGLLTMVNKRRSLLAYLKRKDVERYNALIQKLGLRK; the protein is encoded by the coding sequence ATGTCGGTTACTGCCGAAAAGAAGACGGAAATCATCAAGGACAATGCCCGCGACACCAATGACACGGGCAGCCCCGAGGTGCAGGTCGCGATCCTTACCGAACGTATCCGCAACCTGACCGAACACTTCAAGGACCACCACAAGGACAACCATTCGCGCCGAGGCCTTCTGACGATGGTCAACAAGCGCCGCAGCCTGCTCGCCTACCTCAAAAGGAAGGATGTCGAGCGGTACAATGCGCTGATCCAGAAGCTGGGTCTTCGGAAATAG
- a CDS encoding ATP-binding cassette domain-containing protein, translating into MSFDLALTYRAGKREREVAIATSARILAVTGASGAGKTSLLDCLAGLRRPLAGRVAVGGRVLFDAGAAIDLPPEARRAGYVFQDMRLFPHLTVQDNLTYGATADREALCPSADWPAPDEVAALLDLGSLLDRRPATLSGGEARRVAMARAILSRPAFLLLDEPLASLDPDRAERIMAMLERIVTRITVPAVLVSHEKREVERLAGAILSLD; encoded by the coding sequence ATGTCGTTTGATCTCGCGCTGACATATCGCGCCGGCAAGCGTGAGCGGGAGGTAGCGATTGCTACATCCGCACGCATTCTCGCGGTAACCGGCGCTTCCGGTGCAGGCAAGACATCGCTGCTCGATTGCCTGGCCGGGTTGCGACGACCGCTGGCAGGGCGAGTCGCGGTCGGGGGCCGCGTTCTTTTCGATGCCGGCGCCGCCATCGACCTCCCGCCCGAAGCCCGCCGAGCGGGTTACGTCTTTCAGGATATGCGGCTCTTTCCTCACCTTACGGTGCAGGACAACCTGACCTATGGCGCGACGGCCGATCGGGAAGCGCTCTGCCCTTCCGCCGATTGGCCGGCGCCAGACGAGGTCGCAGCGCTTCTGGACCTCGGCTCCCTGCTCGATCGCCGCCCCGCCACGCTGTCCGGCGGAGAGGCGCGGCGGGTGGCGATGGCCCGGGCGATCCTCTCGCGCCCGGCCTTCCTGCTGCTGGACGAACCGTTGGCCTCGCTCGACCCCGACCGGGCCGAACGGATCATGGCCATGCTCGAGCGCATCGTGACCCGGATCACCGTGCCGGCCGTCCTGGTAAGCCACGAGAAGCGCGAAGTGGAACGGCTGGCCGGCGCGATCCTCTCGCTGGACTGA
- the truB gene encoding tRNA pseudouridine(55) synthase TruB, which yields MQGADIPHGWLILDKPRGLGSTQAVGAVKRNLREGGYPKTKVGHGGTLDPLAEGVLPIALGEATKLAGRMLDASKVYEFTIAFGEETDTLDVEGEAIARSGHRPARDEIAAVLPQFTGEIEQTPPAYSAVKIDGRRAYDRARAGEAVEMKVRRVTIRDLQMGAAEGGGGGIARHSPSDGPDGPPPPPKGEELEDVTLLAHVSKGTYIRSLARDIARALGTVGHVTYLRRVKAGPFALEQAISLDMLNEIGKGARLEDLLLPLEAGLDGIPAHDLDPESAQAVRQGRVLSGMPHPDGLLLAKSGGVPVALMEVAAGTAKVVRGFNIPDTAE from the coding sequence TTGCAGGGGGCTGACATTCCGCACGGCTGGCTCATCCTCGACAAGCCCCGCGGGCTCGGCTCGACCCAGGCGGTCGGCGCGGTCAAGCGCAACCTGCGCGAGGGGGGCTATCCCAAGACCAAGGTCGGCCACGGCGGCACGCTCGATCCGCTGGCCGAAGGCGTGCTGCCGATCGCGCTGGGCGAGGCGACCAAGCTTGCCGGGCGGATGCTCGATGCCAGCAAAGTCTATGAATTCACGATCGCCTTCGGGGAGGAGACCGACACGCTCGATGTGGAGGGCGAAGCGATCGCGCGATCCGGCCACCGCCCGGCCCGCGACGAGATTGCGGCGGTGTTGCCGCAGTTCACCGGCGAGATCGAACAGACGCCGCCGGCTTATTCGGCGGTGAAGATCGACGGCAGGCGCGCCTACGACCGGGCCCGGGCGGGCGAGGCGGTGGAGATGAAAGTGCGGCGGGTGACGATTCGCGATCTCCAGATGGGGGCCGCCGAAGGCGGTGGAGGGGGCATAGCGCGCCATTCCCCCTCCGACGGCCCTGACGGGCCGCCACCTCCCCCAAAGGGGGAGGAGTTGGAGGACGTCACCTTGCTCGCCCATGTTTCCAAGGGCACCTACATCCGCTCGCTCGCGCGCGATATTGCGCGGGCTCTTGGAACCGTCGGCCACGTTACCTATCTGAGGCGCGTCAAGGCCGGCCCGTTCGCGCTCGAACAGGCGATTTCGCTGGACATGCTCAACGAAATCGGTAAGGGCGCGCGGCTTGAAGACCTTCTCCTGCCGCTGGAGGCGGGGCTGGACGGTATCCCGGCCCACGATCTCGATCCGGAAAGCGCGCAGGCGGTCCGCCAGGGCCGGGTTCTTTCCGGAATGCCCCATCCCGACGGGCTTCTCCTCGCGAAATCCGGCGGCGTGCCGGTCGCGCTGATGGAAGTGGCGGCGGGGACGGCGAAAGTCGTCCGGGGCTTCAACATCCCCGATACCGCGGAGTGA